In one Butyrivibrio proteoclasticus B316 genomic region, the following are encoded:
- a CDS encoding GGDEF domain-containing protein, translating to MKTKRRIRTILLTLCAVLIMGLAIAFLGTDSFKSPMNYDLVQLEDGWTVTHADKTYTPEQLSLADIGIANIGDVITLTRTLDKYDIDPVTIHFRSILSTVDVLLDGESIYSYGWDYVEKKQMLPKKQHFVLLPKDYPGKELTIIITPQENEAFSGISPIILGYIEDIARDISQSNRLALFIAVFLVMFGYMMIIISPILMYRGNHDLSITFSGVISVLLGLYILCFNDLFWLFTENAAFYTFLEYITLFLLPASILLFLYTARQINGHLIAMILGIINFGFAITTAILHLTNTIHICHFVTTLHVIALTEGIFVISSLGGSVYKRYRYPDEFRSKSMSTNMLLLGLLLFLGCSVIDIVKFNIKKYFSSGEMNTNINFLTVGALLFMMCLVLNYFFHCIEYINESNMKQQLEGLAYTDSLTSLANRSRCELTLAELSGDYTIISIDLDYLKYTNDNFGHLEGDRLISDFADILSNSFTDASLLGRMGGDEFIVVLPYVNDERLQRDISCFDDLMKHKNSKETHLKFSASYGYADSHDEKFYHTATAQDVYLLADARMYQMKNTHHKQSLGRLYDDLLKHADKEGGSNEK from the coding sequence ATGGGGTTGGCTATTGCCTTCCTTGGAACAGACAGTTTCAAATCTCCCATGAATTATGACTTAGTCCAGCTTGAAGACGGCTGGACTGTTACTCATGCAGATAAAACCTACACTCCTGAGCAGTTGTCCCTGGCAGATATAGGAATTGCTAATATTGGTGATGTGATCACTCTTACCAGAACACTTGATAAGTATGATATTGATCCCGTCACTATTCATTTCAGAAGCATACTATCTACTGTTGATGTCCTGCTGGATGGAGAGTCAATCTATTCCTATGGCTGGGACTATGTCGAAAAAAAACAGATGCTTCCCAAAAAGCAGCATTTTGTTCTTCTCCCAAAAGACTATCCCGGAAAAGAACTGACAATTATCATAACACCTCAGGAAAATGAGGCTTTTTCCGGCATATCTCCAATCATTCTTGGATATATCGAGGACATTGCAAGAGATATATCGCAAAGTAACAGACTTGCACTTTTTATTGCCGTATTCCTTGTCATGTTCGGATATATGATGATTATCATATCTCCTATCCTTATGTACAGAGGAAACCATGATCTCAGCATTACTTTTAGCGGAGTTATTTCTGTCCTTTTAGGACTATACATTCTATGCTTCAACGATCTTTTCTGGTTATTTACTGAAAATGCAGCTTTCTATACTTTCCTTGAATACATCACTTTATTCCTGCTGCCCGCTTCAATTCTCTTATTCCTCTATACAGCCAGGCAGATAAATGGTCATTTAATAGCAATGATCCTCGGCATTATCAATTTCGGATTTGCAATTACCACAGCTATACTTCATCTGACCAACACTATACACATTTGCCATTTTGTAACTACTCTTCATGTGATTGCTCTTACAGAAGGCATATTTGTCATTTCTTCACTGGGGGGTTCTGTTTATAAAAGATACAGATATCCGGACGAATTCAGATCAAAAAGCATGTCGACCAATATGCTTCTCCTTGGTCTTTTATTGTTCCTTGGATGCTCTGTTATAGATATAGTCAAATTCAACATCAAAAAATATTTCAGTTCAGGCGAAATGAATACCAACATTAACTTCCTGACTGTAGGGGCGCTTCTGTTCATGATGTGTCTTGTTCTGAATTATTTCTTCCACTGCATCGAATACATAAATGAATCAAACATGAAACAGCAGCTTGAAGGTCTTGCCTACACAGATAGTCTGACCTCTCTTGCAAATCGCTCAAGGTGTGAACTTACTTTGGCTGAACTAAGCGGTGATTACACCATCATCAGCATTGACCTTGATTATCTCAAATATACAAACGATAACTTCGGGCATCTTGAAGGAGACCGCCTGATAAGTGATTTTGCTGATATCCTGTCCAATAGTTTTACTGATGCCTCCCTTCTTGGCAGAATGGGCGGGGATGAATTTATTGTAGTACTGCCTTATGTTAACGATGAGCGTCTTCAAAGAGATATCTCATGCTTCGATGACCTGATGAAACACAAGAACAGTAAGGAAACTCATCTGAAATTCTCGGCATCCTATGGCTATGCAGACAGTCATGACGAGAAATTTTATCATACAGCTACTGCTCAGGACGTTTATCTTCTTGCAGATGCCAGAATGTACCAGATGAAAAACACTCACCATAAACAGTCTCTTGGAAGACTGTACGATGATCTGCTAAAACATGCAGATAAGGAAGGAGGCTCAAATGAAAAATAA